Proteins from a single region of Demequina sp. NBRC 110054:
- the uvrC gene encoding excinuclease ABC subunit UvrC, which translates to MTNPADYRPATGTIPARPGVYRFRDPHGRVVYVGKAKSLRARLQNYFQPLERLHPRTRAMVTTASSVEWTVVRNEVEALILEHTWIKEYDPRFNVVFRDDKSYPFLAVTMNEQFPRMQVMRGDRRKGVRYFGPYAKAWAIRETVDTLLTVLPMRTCAAAVFRKAERQGRPCLLGYIDKCAAPCVGKISPEDHRDLADRVCQVLGGDAKPLIRDLARQMEDAAAREEFEVAARARDRLEALRSVLERNAIVLSQGTDVDVFSLIDEDLEASAHVFRVRDGRIAGERGWVVDKPEPLNSAQMITQLVQEAYASVESGDIPPEVLVPVLPDDAAPLADWLAGVRGAKVSLRTPERGKKAELAATGRQNAQQVLDQHRLKRASDLTSRSQALQELQEALGMSEAPLRIECYDISHTQGTNMVGSMVVFEDALPRKAEYRQFTVRDAADDTAAMDEVLTRRFQRLLADRELPPEERESSRFAYPPQLVVVDGGLPQVEAARRVLERLGIDDVALVGLAKRLEEVWVPGEEFPVILPRGSEPLYLLQRVRDEAHRFAITAHRRKRGKAMKASALDEIPGVGPARAKSLVTHFGSVARLKEASIDQIAMVPGVGQQLAAAIHAALHGTGGMLEA; encoded by the coding sequence GTGACGAACCCCGCCGACTACAGGCCCGCGACCGGGACGATCCCGGCGCGCCCGGGCGTCTACCGCTTCAGGGACCCCCACGGCCGCGTCGTGTACGTGGGGAAGGCCAAGAGCCTGCGCGCGCGCCTGCAGAACTACTTCCAGCCGCTCGAGCGACTGCACCCGCGCACCCGCGCGATGGTGACGACCGCATCGTCCGTGGAATGGACCGTGGTCCGCAACGAGGTCGAGGCCCTGATCCTCGAGCACACGTGGATCAAGGAGTACGACCCGCGGTTCAACGTGGTCTTCCGCGACGACAAGTCGTACCCGTTCCTCGCCGTCACCATGAACGAGCAGTTCCCCCGCATGCAGGTCATGCGCGGTGACCGCCGCAAGGGCGTGCGGTACTTCGGTCCGTACGCGAAGGCGTGGGCCATCCGGGAGACCGTCGACACGCTGCTCACGGTGCTGCCGATGCGCACGTGCGCCGCCGCGGTCTTCCGCAAGGCCGAGCGCCAGGGCCGTCCCTGCCTGCTCGGCTACATCGACAAGTGCGCGGCGCCGTGCGTGGGCAAGATCTCGCCCGAGGACCACCGTGACCTCGCCGACCGGGTCTGCCAGGTCCTCGGCGGCGACGCGAAGCCGCTGATCCGCGACCTTGCGAGGCAGATGGAGGACGCGGCGGCGCGTGAGGAGTTCGAGGTGGCGGCGCGCGCACGCGACAGGCTCGAGGCGCTGCGCAGCGTGCTCGAGCGCAACGCGATCGTGCTGTCGCAGGGCACCGACGTGGACGTGTTCAGCCTGATCGACGAGGACCTCGAGGCGTCGGCACACGTGTTCCGCGTGCGCGACGGCCGCATCGCGGGGGAGCGCGGCTGGGTCGTCGACAAGCCCGAGCCGCTGAACTCGGCGCAGATGATCACCCAGCTGGTCCAGGAGGCGTACGCGTCGGTCGAGTCGGGGGACATCCCGCCCGAGGTGCTCGTGCCGGTGCTTCCGGACGATGCGGCGCCGCTCGCCGACTGGCTCGCCGGGGTGCGCGGTGCGAAGGTCTCGCTCCGCACCCCCGAGCGAGGCAAGAAAGCCGAGCTCGCGGCCACGGGACGACAGAATGCGCAGCAGGTGCTCGACCAGCATCGCCTCAAGCGCGCCTCCGATCTCACGAGCAGGTCCCAGGCGCTCCAGGAGCTCCAGGAGGCGCTCGGCATGTCCGAGGCGCCGCTGCGGATCGAGTGCTACGACATCTCCCACACCCAGGGCACGAACATGGTGGGCTCGATGGTCGTCTTCGAGGACGCGCTTCCGCGCAAGGCCGAGTATCGGCAGTTCACCGTGCGGGACGCGGCCGACGACACCGCCGCGATGGACGAGGTGCTCACGCGGCGCTTCCAGCGCCTGCTCGCCGATCGGGAGCTGCCTCCCGAGGAGCGCGAGTCGTCGCGCTTCGCGTATCCGCCACAGCTCGTGGTGGTCGACGGAGGGCTGCCTCAGGTCGAGGCCGCACGGCGCGTCCTTGAGCGGCTGGGCATCGACGACGTCGCGCTGGTCGGTCTCGCGAAGCGCCTCGAGGAGGTGTGGGTGCCGGGGGAGGAGTTCCCCGTGATCCTGCCGCGCGGCTCCGAGCCTCTGTACCTCCTCCAGCGCGTGCGCGACGAGGCCCACCGCTTCGCGATCACCGCGCACCGCAGGAAGCGGGGCAAGGCGATGAAGGCCTCCGCGCTCGACGAGATCCCCGGGGTCGGGCCGGCGCGGGCCAAGTCGCTCGTGACGCACTTCGGCTCCGTGGCGCGCCTGAAGGAGGCGAGCATCGACCAGATCGCGATGGTGCCAGGCGTCGGCCAGCAGCTCGCCGCGGCGATTCACGCCGCTCTGCACGGCACGGGTGGCATGCTGGAGGCATGA
- the rapZ gene encoding RNase adapter RapZ yields MTDDPAPETYPSGLPRPDLTGMHPDSQVLIVTGMSGAGRTRAAAVLSDLGWYVVDNLPPQMLGSLVAMVATDPERRLATVVDVRGGGYFADLESVVDDLEHRGVDVRVLFLDASDETLVRRFEEARRPHPLQGDATIHEGIVRERQAVAAVRARADLVIDTSSLNVHQLRDAITEEFSDEVPTLHVNVMSFGFKNGAPVDADYVADVRFLPNPHWVPELRPLTGIDPAVRDHVMSSEDAQAFLAGYVDVLEIALSGYRAHDKHSVTIAVGCTGGKHRSVAMAEELSARLRERGHEVRTTHRDKDR; encoded by the coding sequence ATGACGGACGACCCGGCGCCCGAGACCTATCCGTCGGGCCTGCCCCGCCCCGACCTCACAGGGATGCACCCGGACTCCCAGGTGCTCATCGTCACCGGCATGTCCGGCGCGGGGCGCACCCGCGCCGCGGCGGTGCTGAGCGATCTGGGCTGGTACGTCGTGGACAACCTGCCGCCGCAGATGCTCGGCTCTCTCGTCGCCATGGTGGCGACGGATCCCGAGCGCAGGCTCGCGACCGTCGTGGATGTCCGAGGCGGCGGCTACTTCGCGGATCTCGAGTCCGTGGTCGACGACCTCGAGCATCGTGGCGTCGACGTGCGGGTGCTGTTCCTCGACGCGTCCGACGAGACGCTCGTGCGGCGCTTCGAGGAGGCGCGTCGGCCGCATCCCCTGCAGGGTGACGCCACGATCCACGAGGGCATCGTGCGTGAGCGACAGGCCGTCGCCGCGGTACGGGCGCGCGCGGACCTCGTGATCGACACGTCCTCGCTCAACGTCCATCAGCTGCGCGACGCGATCACCGAGGAGTTCTCGGATGAGGTCCCGACGCTGCACGTGAACGTGATGTCCTTCGGGTTCAAGAACGGCGCCCCGGTGGACGCGGACTACGTCGCCGACGTGCGCTTCCTGCCCAACCCCCACTGGGTTCCCGAGCTGCGGCCCCTCACGGGGATCGATCCCGCCGTGCGCGATCACGTGATGAGCTCCGAGGACGCCCAGGCGTTCCTCGCGGGATACGTGGACGTGCTCGAGATCGCGCTGTCGGGGTACCGCGCCCACGACAAGCACTCGGTCACGATCGCCGTGGGCTGCACCGGTGGCAAGCACCGGTCCGTGGCGATGGCGGAGGAGCTGTCCGCGCGCCTGAGGGAGCGCGGTCACGAGGTGAGGACGACGCATCGTGACAAGGACCGATGA
- a CDS encoding YciI family protein, protein MSLYAVHYTYDERAEERAARRPEHLGHFRALAAEGKVPVIGRYGDELEPGALIVLDVDSLDEAETIVANDPYVLAGLVPERVIREWPAFGAWPGRDFPA, encoded by the coding sequence ATGAGCCTCTACGCAGTGCACTACACGTACGACGAGCGCGCCGAGGAGCGCGCAGCCAGGCGCCCTGAGCACCTTGGCCACTTCCGCGCGCTCGCCGCGGAGGGGAAGGTGCCCGTCATCGGCCGCTACGGCGACGAGCTCGAGCCCGGTGCGCTCATCGTGCTCGACGTCGACTCGCTCGACGAGGCGGAGACCATCGTGGCGAACGATCCCTACGTGCTCGCGGGCCTCGTTCCCGAGCGGGTCATCCGCGAGTGGCCCGCATTCGGCGCGTGGCCCGGGCGCGACTTCCCCGCCTGA
- the uvrA gene encoding excinuclease ABC subunit UvrA translates to MNDRILVRGAREHNLKGVDLDLPRDSLIVFSGLSGSGKSSLAFDTIFAEGQRRYVESLSAYARQFLGQMDKPDVDFIEGLSPAVSIDQKSTNRNPRSTVGTITEVYDYLRLLYARVGTPHCPVCGEEIRSQTPQQIVDSVLALPEGTRYQVLAPVVRGRKGEYQDLFEELQQQGFARARVDGETVQLTEPPQLEKKLKHDIEVVVDRLVARDGVRQRLADSVETALRIADGLVVIDPVDGELPQRRYSEKRACPNDHVLTLEEMEPRTFSFNAPYGACPECTGIGVRLEVDPELVIPDPQRTLNEGAVAPWAQTSSEYFGRTVAALADELDFSLDEPWENLPKAARNAILNGKDYKVHVRFKNRFGRERQYTTGFEGVVTWLERLHEQTESDFSREKYEAYMREVDCPVCKGSRLKPEVLAVTIGGRSIAEVCDLSIADARDFLATAELDERGRSIAVQVLKEIDARLGFLLDVGLDYLTMSRAAGTLSGGEAQRIRLATQIGSGLVGVLYVLDEPSIGLHQRDNRRLIDTLTRLRDLGNTLIVVEHDEDTIRTADWVVDVGPGAGEHGGEVVHSGSYEDLLANERSVTGAYVSGRRSIEAPAERRELTKGRELVVVGARENNLRNIDVTFPLGVLTAVTGVSGSGKSTLVNSILYTSLANTLNHARQVAGRHTRITGTDHLDKIVHVDQGPIGRTPRSNPATYTGVWDKVRKLFADTTEAKVRGYGPGRFSFNVKGGRCESCSGDGTLKIEMNFLPDVYVPCEVCKGARYNRETLEVHFKGKTVADVLDMPIEEAAEFFEAIPSISRHLRTLVDVGLGYVRLGQPAPTLSGGEAQRVKLAAELQRRSTGRTVYVLDEPTTGLHFEDVRKLLLVLQGLVEKGNTVIVIEHNLDVIKSADWVIDMGPEGGSGGGIVVAEGTPEEVADVEASHTGRFLAEILGVGAPA, encoded by the coding sequence GTGAACGACCGGATCCTGGTGCGCGGAGCGCGCGAGCACAACCTCAAGGGCGTCGATCTGGACCTTCCCCGGGACTCTCTCATCGTGTTCTCGGGGCTGTCCGGATCCGGCAAGTCCTCCCTGGCCTTCGACACGATCTTCGCGGAGGGGCAGCGCCGCTACGTCGAGTCGCTGAGCGCGTACGCGCGCCAGTTCCTCGGGCAGATGGACAAGCCCGACGTCGACTTCATCGAGGGCCTGTCGCCGGCGGTGTCCATCGATCAGAAGTCGACGAACCGCAACCCGCGCTCGACCGTGGGCACGATCACCGAGGTCTACGACTACCTGCGCCTGCTCTACGCGCGCGTCGGCACGCCGCATTGCCCCGTGTGCGGCGAGGAGATCCGCTCGCAGACTCCGCAGCAGATCGTCGACTCGGTGCTCGCGCTTCCCGAGGGCACGCGCTACCAGGTGCTCGCGCCGGTGGTGCGCGGCCGCAAGGGCGAGTACCAGGACCTCTTCGAGGAGCTCCAGCAGCAGGGCTTCGCCCGCGCCCGCGTCGACGGCGAGACGGTGCAGCTCACCGAGCCTCCGCAGCTCGAGAAGAAGCTCAAGCACGACATCGAGGTCGTCGTCGATCGCCTCGTCGCCCGCGACGGCGTCCGGCAGCGCCTTGCCGACTCGGTCGAGACCGCGTTGCGGATCGCGGACGGCCTCGTCGTGATCGACCCCGTCGACGGCGAGCTCCCGCAGCGCCGCTACAGCGAGAAGCGCGCGTGCCCCAACGATCACGTGCTGACGCTCGAGGAGATGGAGCCTCGCACGTTCTCGTTCAACGCCCCGTACGGCGCCTGCCCCGAGTGCACGGGCATCGGCGTGCGCCTCGAGGTCGACCCCGAGCTCGTCATCCCGGACCCGCAGAGGACGCTCAACGAGGGCGCGGTCGCGCCGTGGGCCCAGACGTCCTCGGAGTACTTCGGGCGCACGGTCGCGGCGCTGGCCGACGAGCTCGACTTCTCGCTCGACGAGCCGTGGGAGAACCTGCCGAAGGCCGCGAGGAACGCGATCCTCAACGGCAAGGACTACAAGGTCCACGTGCGCTTCAAGAACCGCTTCGGCCGTGAGCGCCAGTACACGACGGGCTTCGAGGGCGTCGTGACGTGGCTCGAGCGCCTCCACGAGCAGACGGAGTCGGACTTCTCGCGAGAGAAGTACGAGGCCTACATGCGCGAGGTCGACTGCCCCGTGTGCAAGGGTTCGCGCCTCAAGCCCGAGGTGCTCGCGGTGACGATCGGCGGCCGGTCGATCGCGGAGGTCTGCGATCTGTCGATCGCCGACGCTCGGGACTTCCTCGCGACCGCCGAGCTCGACGAGCGCGGCCGCTCGATCGCTGTCCAGGTGCTCAAGGAGATCGACGCGCGGCTGGGCTTCCTGCTCGACGTCGGCCTCGACTACCTCACGATGTCGCGCGCGGCCGGCACCCTCTCGGGCGGCGAGGCGCAGCGCATCCGGCTCGCGACCCAGATCGGCTCCGGCCTGGTCGGCGTGCTCTACGTGCTCGACGAGCCGAGCATCGGCCTGCATCAGCGCGACAACCGGCGCCTGATCGACACGCTCACGAGGCTTCGCGACCTGGGCAACACGCTCATCGTCGTCGAGCACGACGAGGACACGATCCGCACCGCCGACTGGGTCGTCGACGTGGGCCCCGGCGCGGGGGAGCACGGCGGCGAGGTCGTCCACTCGGGATCGTACGAGGACCTGCTCGCCAACGAGCGGTCGGTCACGGGCGCCTACGTGTCGGGACGCCGGTCCATCGAGGCGCCCGCCGAGAGGCGCGAGCTGACCAAGGGACGCGAGCTCGTCGTGGTCGGTGCCCGCGAGAACAACCTGCGGAACATCGACGTGACGTTCCCGCTCGGCGTCCTCACCGCGGTCACGGGAGTCTCGGGCTCCGGCAAGTCGACCCTCGTGAACTCGATCCTCTACACGAGCCTCGCGAACACGCTCAACCACGCGCGTCAGGTCGCGGGTCGGCACACGCGCATCACCGGCACCGACCACCTGGACAAGATCGTCCACGTGGATCAGGGGCCGATCGGCCGCACTCCGCGCTCCAACCCGGCGACGTACACGGGCGTGTGGGACAAGGTCCGCAAGCTCTTCGCCGACACCACCGAGGCGAAGGTGCGCGGCTACGGCCCCGGACGATTCTCCTTCAACGTCAAGGGCGGACGATGCGAGTCTTGCTCGGGTGACGGCACGCTCAAGATCGAGATGAACTTCCTTCCCGACGTCTACGTGCCGTGCGAGGTGTGCAAGGGCGCGCGGTACAACCGGGAGACGCTCGAGGTGCACTTCAAGGGCAAGACCGTCGCCGACGTGCTCGACATGCCGATCGAGGAGGCCGCGGAGTTCTTCGAGGCGATTCCCTCGATCTCAAGACATCTGCGCACGCTCGTCGACGTCGGTCTCGGCTACGTGCGCCTGGGGCAGCCGGCGCCGACCCTGTCCGGCGGCGAGGCGCAGCGCGTGAAGCTCGCGGCCGAGCTCCAGCGCCGCTCGACGGGCCGGACGGTCTACGTCCTCGACGAGCCGACCACCGGACTGCACTTCGAGGACGTCCGCAAGCTGCTGCTTGTGCTCCAGGGCCTCGTCGAGAAGGGCAACACGGTCATCGTGATCGAGCACAACCTCGACGTCATCAAGTCCGCCGACTGGGTCATCGACATGGGGCCCGAGGGCGGTTCCGGCGGCGGCATCGTCGTCGCGGAGGGCACGCCCGAGGAGGTCGCGGACGTCGAGGCGAGCCACACGGGTCGGTTCCTCGCGGAGATCCTCGGCGTCGGTGCCCCCGCGTAG
- the gap gene encoding type I glyceraldehyde-3-phosphate dehydrogenase, producing the protein MTIKVGINGFGRIGRNFFRAALAQGADIEIVGVNDLTDNKTLAHLLKYDTVLGKFPKEVTFDDDAIYVDGVAIKALAERDPANLPWAELGADIVIESTGFFTDAEKAKAHITAGAKKVIISAPAKNEDATFVVNVNHTDYDPAAHHVISNASCTTNCLAPVAKALNDAIGIEKGLMTTVHAYTGDQNLQDGPHKDLRRARAAAQNIVPTSTGAAKAVALVLPELKGKLDGFAMRVPTITGSATDLTFEAGKETSIEEVNAAVKAVAEGAMAGTLSYVEDDIVSSDIVGDPHQSIFDAKLTKVNGNMVKIVSWYDNEWGYSTSLVKLTEYVGERL; encoded by the coding sequence GTGACCATCAAGGTCGGTATCAACGGCTTCGGCCGTATCGGACGCAACTTCTTCCGGGCCGCTCTGGCCCAGGGCGCCGATATCGAGATCGTCGGGGTCAACGACCTCACGGACAACAAGACCCTCGCGCACCTGCTCAAGTACGACACCGTGCTGGGCAAGTTCCCGAAGGAGGTCACCTTCGACGACGACGCGATCTACGTCGACGGCGTCGCCATCAAGGCCCTCGCGGAGCGCGACCCCGCCAACCTTCCCTGGGCCGAGCTCGGCGCCGACATCGTCATCGAGTCGACCGGCTTCTTCACGGACGCCGAGAAGGCCAAGGCGCACATCACCGCCGGTGCCAAGAAGGTCATCATCTCCGCGCCCGCGAAGAACGAGGACGCGACCTTCGTCGTGAACGTGAACCACACGGACTACGACCCGGCCGCGCACCACGTCATCTCGAACGCGTCCTGCACCACCAACTGCCTCGCGCCCGTCGCGAAGGCCCTCAACGACGCTATCGGCATCGAGAAGGGCCTCATGACCACGGTTCACGCCTACACCGGCGACCAGAACCTCCAGGACGGTCCCCACAAGGACCTGCGTCGTGCCCGCGCGGCCGCGCAGAACATCGTCCCCACCTCGACCGGTGCGGCCAAGGCCGTCGCCCTCGTGCTCCCCGAGCTCAAGGGCAAGCTGGACGGCTTCGCGATGCGCGTGCCGACCATCACCGGCTCCGCGACCGACCTCACCTTCGAGGCCGGCAAGGAGACCTCGATCGAGGAGGTCAACGCCGCGGTCAAGGCTGTCGCCGAGGGCGCCATGGCGGGCACGCTGTCCTACGTCGAGGACGACATCGTCTCCTCGGACATCGTGGGCGACCCGCACCAGTCGATCTTCGACGCCAAGCTCACCAAGGTGAACGGCAACATGGTCAAGATCGTCTCGTGGTACGACAACGAGTGGGGCTACTCGACCTCGCTCGTCAAGCTGACCGAGTACGTCGGCGAGCGCCTCTAA
- a CDS encoding TerC family protein, with amino-acid sequence MESPLVWTITLAVIVGMFAFDFFVVVGRPHVPSFKESMWWSVFYIGISLLFGASFWWWSTPDKGAEFLAGYVTEKSLSVDNLFVFLVILTRFAVPPKLRERVLLIGIALALVFRGFFIAAGAAALNAFHWVFFLFGLFLIYTAIMVGREGGAEEGETEYKENAFIRAVRRAMPVTDGYRGTHMLVHEHGKRMVTPLLLVVVALGSTDVMFALDSIPAIFGLTQDPYIVFTANALALLGLRQLFFVVDGLLSRLIYLSYGLAVVLGFIGVKMILEALHGNTLPFLNDGQPFESVPVPSTWVSLGVIVGVLGTAAIASLIVSRRTGEHLHDPREDVEPEPRTDENEQV; translated from the coding sequence GTGGAATCACCCCTCGTCTGGACGATCACGCTCGCGGTCATCGTCGGCATGTTCGCCTTCGACTTCTTCGTGGTCGTGGGCCGCCCGCACGTGCCCTCCTTCAAGGAGTCGATGTGGTGGTCCGTGTTCTACATCGGCATCTCGCTCCTGTTCGGAGCGAGCTTCTGGTGGTGGTCCACGCCGGACAAGGGCGCGGAGTTCCTCGCCGGATACGTGACGGAGAAGTCGCTGTCGGTCGACAACCTGTTCGTGTTCCTCGTGATCCTCACGCGCTTCGCGGTGCCGCCCAAGCTGAGGGAGCGGGTGCTTCTCATCGGAATCGCCCTCGCGCTCGTGTTCCGAGGCTTCTTCATCGCCGCCGGCGCCGCGGCGCTCAACGCCTTCCACTGGGTGTTCTTCCTGTTCGGGCTCTTCCTCATCTACACCGCGATCATGGTCGGTCGGGAGGGCGGCGCCGAGGAGGGGGAGACCGAGTACAAGGAGAACGCCTTCATCCGCGCGGTGCGTCGAGCCATGCCGGTGACGGACGGCTACCGCGGCACCCACATGCTCGTCCACGAGCACGGCAAGCGCATGGTGACGCCGCTGCTGCTCGTGGTCGTCGCGCTGGGATCGACCGACGTGATGTTCGCGCTCGACTCGATCCCGGCCATCTTCGGGCTCACGCAGGATCCGTACATCGTCTTCACCGCGAACGCCCTCGCCCTGCTGGGGCTGCGCCAGCTCTTCTTCGTGGTCGATGGCCTGCTCAGCCGCCTCATCTACCTGTCCTACGGCCTTGCAGTCGTGCTCGGGTTCATCGGCGTCAAGATGATCCTCGAGGCCCTGCACGGCAACACGCTGCCGTTCCTCAACGACGGTCAGCCCTTCGAGAGCGTGCCCGTCCCGTCCACGTGGGTGTCGCTCGGGGTGATCGTCGGCGTGCTCGGCACGGCAGCGATCGCCTCGCTGATCGTCTCGCGGCGCACGGGGGAGCATCTGCACGACCCGCGCGAGGATGTCGAACCCGAGCCTCGCACCGACGAGAACGAGCAGGTCTAG
- the yvcK gene encoding gluconeogenesis factor YvcK family protein, with product MTRTDESTGPHVVALGGGHGLYTSLTALRRFAQSITAVVTVGDDGGSSGRLRAEMDVVPPGDLRMALSALCEDTPWGLTWRDVLQTRFDTSGPLHGHAVGNLLIAGLWQHTGDIVEGLDWVARLLRAEGRVLPVALDPLEIVAQVERDGEVREVRGQVAVATAEGRVVDLRNEPRQPRVPAATLEAVAGADTVVLGPGSWYTSVIPHFLVGPVSEALHAAASRTVLTLNIGYEDVETVGMGRADDVRALRRVAPGFVPRAVVVDQDHAAEPELREELEDWGVRVVARPLRLEGSIDRHDPARLAEALRFAVQITAPGSHRVP from the coding sequence GTGACAAGGACCGATGAGTCGACCGGCCCCCACGTCGTCGCTCTGGGCGGGGGCCATGGGCTCTACACGTCCCTCACCGCGCTGAGAAGGTTCGCCCAGAGCATCACGGCCGTGGTGACGGTGGGGGACGACGGAGGATCGTCGGGTCGCCTGCGCGCCGAGATGGACGTCGTGCCCCCTGGCGACCTGCGCATGGCGCTCAGCGCGCTGTGCGAGGACACTCCCTGGGGGCTCACGTGGCGTGACGTGCTCCAGACTCGCTTCGACACCTCCGGCCCGCTCCACGGTCACGCGGTGGGCAACCTCCTCATCGCCGGGCTGTGGCAGCACACCGGCGACATCGTCGAGGGGCTCGACTGGGTCGCGCGGCTGCTGAGGGCCGAGGGCAGGGTGCTTCCCGTGGCGCTCGACCCCCTCGAGATCGTCGCGCAGGTCGAGCGGGACGGCGAGGTGCGCGAGGTGCGCGGCCAGGTGGCCGTCGCGACGGCCGAGGGCCGGGTCGTGGACCTCAGGAACGAGCCCCGTCAGCCCCGGGTGCCCGCGGCGACCCTCGAGGCCGTCGCGGGCGCAGACACGGTGGTCCTCGGCCCGGGCAGCTGGTACACCTCGGTGATCCCGCACTTCCTGGTCGGGCCCGTGTCCGAGGCGCTGCACGCCGCCGCGAGCCGCACCGTGCTGACGCTGAACATCGGCTACGAGGATGTCGAGACGGTCGGCATGGGTCGCGCGGACGACGTCCGTGCCCTGCGTCGCGTCGCGCCCGGCTTCGTGCCGCGTGCGGTGGTCGTCGACCAGGATCACGCGGCGGAGCCCGAGCTGCGCGAGGAGCTCGAGGACTGGGGCGTGCGCGTGGTCGCGCGTCCCCTGCGGCTCGAGGGGAGCATCGACCGCCACGATCCCGCGCGTCTCGCGGAGGCGCTGCGGTTCGCGGTCCAGATCACGGCCCCGGGGTCGCACCGGGTCCCGTGA
- the whiA gene encoding DNA-binding protein WhiA — protein sequence MALTAKVKDELARVQVDKVSARKAEVATMLRFAGGLHIVSGRIVIEAELDTAIGARRLRAFIQEVHNLASEIIVVSGGALRKGNRYVVRVVKDGESLARQTGLLDHRGRPVRGLPPHVVGGSIEDTVAAWRGAFIAHGSLTEPGRSAALEVTAPGPEAALALVGAARRLGVTAKSREVRGVDRVVIRDGEAIAQMLARLGAHDAMLEWEEKRTRREVRGTANRLANFDDANLRRSAQAAVAASARVARAFEILADDVPEHLREAGELRLAHRDASLEELGRLADPQLTKDAVAGRIRRLLATADKRAEELGIPDTEAGIGPDLIEVD from the coding sequence ATGGCTCTGACGGCGAAGGTGAAGGACGAACTTGCACGCGTGCAGGTCGACAAGGTCTCGGCTCGCAAGGCGGAGGTGGCGACGATGCTGCGCTTCGCCGGGGGGCTCCACATCGTCTCCGGGCGGATCGTGATCGAGGCCGAGCTCGACACCGCGATCGGGGCCCGTCGCCTCAGGGCGTTCATCCAGGAGGTCCACAACCTCGCCTCGGAGATCATCGTCGTGTCGGGCGGTGCGCTGCGCAAGGGCAACCGCTACGTCGTGCGCGTCGTCAAGGACGGCGAGTCGCTCGCCCGCCAGACCGGGCTGCTCGACCACCGTGGCCGCCCGGTGCGAGGACTCCCGCCGCACGTGGTCGGCGGCTCGATCGAGGACACCGTCGCCGCCTGGCGAGGCGCGTTCATCGCGCACGGCTCGCTCACCGAGCCCGGACGGTCGGCGGCCCTCGAGGTCACCGCACCCGGGCCCGAGGCAGCCCTCGCGCTCGTGGGCGCCGCGCGACGCCTCGGCGTCACGGCGAAGTCGCGTGAGGTGCGCGGCGTGGACCGCGTGGTCATCCGCGACGGCGAGGCGATCGCACAGATGCTCGCGCGCCTCGGCGCGCACGACGCGATGCTCGAGTGGGAGGAGAAGCGGACCCGGCGCGAGGTGCGCGGCACCGCGAACCGGCTCGCGAACTTCGACGACGCGAACCTCCGACGCTCGGCGCAGGCCGCGGTCGCCGCCTCGGCCCGCGTCGCCCGGGCCTTCGAGATCCTCGCCGACGACGTGCCCGAGCACCTGCGAGAGGCGGGCGAGCTGAGGCTCGCGCACCGAGACGCGTCGCTCGAGGAGCTGGGACGGCTCGCCGACCCGCAGCTCACGAAGGACGCCGTCGCGGGGCGCATCCGCCGCCTGCTCGCGACCGCCGACAAGCGGGCCGAGGAGCTGGGCATCCCCGACACCGAGGCGGGCATCGGACCCGACCTCATCGAGGTTGACTGA